A part of Marinobacter psychrophilus genomic DNA contains:
- a CDS encoding DUF262 domain-containing protein has protein sequence MAKKISGAEYPLAKIFSSEFEYAIPSYQRPYAWTVDQVSELFDDLYDFYCSEPGEGYFLGSIVLIKEEGKPAAEVIDGQQRLTTLTILLAALAARSAADDRALLKTYLVEAGNKYEQLAAKPRLTLRERDKDFFARYVQTLQFDELLELNPESLQNESRKNIQANARLLLNRIDRSFGGNTSSLEGFVGFLLQRCFLVAVSTPSQQSAFRVFSVMNSRGLDLQPTDIIKADIIGAIETTEEQELYNEKWEDMEVELGRGGFNDLFAYVRMLYAREKAKKALLEEFRQHVLSNVASPKALVDDVLEPYAEALSILRTASYQAEVDAQKINAYLRWLNRIDNSDWVPSAMLFLAQQKNRPDYVLWFMEKLERLAACLHLTARNVNERIERYSTLISSLMDTHNIDNPVQAVLLTESEKKAMRNVLNGDIYTLTARRRNYLILRLDSFLSDGAATYDASLLTIEHVLPQTVDEGSQWEIDWPESDEREAWVHRLANLVPLNKRRNSQAQNYDFDRKKNAYFKGRSGVSSYTLTTQVLNEQEWTPDVVLNRQEELMGLLAEKWELTAC, from the coding sequence ATGGCTAAGAAGATCAGTGGCGCTGAGTACCCATTGGCGAAAATTTTCAGCTCCGAGTTTGAATATGCCATCCCTTCTTACCAGCGCCCCTATGCGTGGACGGTGGATCAGGTATCTGAGTTGTTTGATGACCTCTACGATTTTTATTGTTCAGAGCCGGGTGAGGGATATTTCCTCGGCAGCATCGTGTTGATCAAAGAGGAAGGAAAACCGGCCGCAGAAGTCATAGATGGCCAACAGCGGCTGACAACGCTCACCATATTGCTTGCGGCATTGGCTGCGCGCTCCGCTGCTGATGACCGCGCCCTTCTGAAAACCTATCTTGTAGAGGCCGGAAACAAGTATGAGCAGTTGGCCGCAAAGCCACGCCTGACGCTTCGTGAGCGAGATAAAGATTTTTTTGCCAGGTACGTGCAAACCCTTCAGTTTGACGAACTGCTTGAGCTTAACCCTGAGTCTCTTCAGAACGAATCTCGAAAAAACATACAGGCCAACGCCCGTTTATTGCTGAACCGTATTGACCGGTCCTTTGGTGGCAATACGTCTTCACTTGAGGGCTTTGTTGGTTTCTTGCTGCAACGATGCTTTCTGGTAGCGGTTTCAACACCCAGCCAGCAGTCTGCATTTCGCGTTTTTTCGGTTATGAACAGCCGTGGTCTTGACCTGCAGCCCACTGACATCATTAAGGCCGACATTATCGGCGCGATTGAAACCACGGAAGAACAGGAACTTTATAACGAGAAATGGGAAGACATGGAGGTTGAGCTAGGGCGTGGCGGCTTTAACGATCTGTTCGCCTACGTTCGGATGCTTTATGCCCGCGAAAAAGCTAAGAAAGCGCTGTTGGAAGAGTTTCGCCAACATGTTTTGTCTAATGTGGCATCGCCTAAAGCTCTTGTGGATGATGTACTGGAACCCTATGCGGAGGCCTTATCAATTCTGCGTACTGCAAGCTATCAGGCTGAAGTGGATGCTCAGAAAATCAATGCTTACCTGCGTTGGCTCAACCGGATAGATAACTCCGACTGGGTGCCATCGGCCATGCTGTTCCTGGCGCAGCAAAAGAACAGGCCCGACTACGTGCTGTGGTTTATGGAAAAGCTAGAGCGACTGGCCGCGTGTCTTCACTTGACTGCAAGGAATGTAAACGAGCGCATCGAACGGTATTCGACTCTGATCTCAAGTTTGATGGATACCCATAACATTGATAACCCCGTACAGGCTGTTTTGCTTACTGAAAGCGAAAAGAAAGCGATGCGCAACGTGCTGAATGGCGATATCTACACGCTCACTGCCAGAAGAAGAAACTACCTTATTCTGCGTCTGGATTCGTTTCTGTCAGACGGAGCCGCAACTTATGACGCCAGTCTTTTAACGATTGAGCATGTGTTACCGCAGACCGTAGACGAAGGTAGCCAATGGGAAATTGACTGGCCGGAATCGGACGAGCGCGAGGCGTGGGTCCATCGGCTGGCGAACCTCGTGCCTTTGAATAAACGCCGAAATTCACAGGCCCAGAATTACGATTTTGATCGCAAAAAGAATGCCTATTTTAAAGGCCGCTCGGGTGTTAGTTCCTATACGCTGACGACACAAGTTCTGAATGAACAGGAATGGACGCCGGACGTTGTATTGAACAGACAAGAAGAGCTTATGGGGCTTCTTGCGGAGAAGTGGGAGCTGACAGCGTGTTAA
- a CDS encoding DUF3644 domain-containing protein, with product MGKRIRRVGSIKGELLKKSREAALASVQIFNNPNISFKSESYVVLMIIAWTYLLHAYFRGQKIEYRYSQQRGQRREFDKTKHGAYKYWELERCLNDAHSPLDNDTTNNLRFLIGLRHEIEHQMTTRIDDVLSARFQACGLNYNEYIKKLFGPNNGIEKHLSFSLQFSTISTEQKELLEDQPGLPANIEGYIKSFDDSLSDDEFSNAHYAYRILFVAKTANRKGQADRVIEFVKSDSALAETVNKEYAVIKETEKTKYLPSQVVSLMKAEGYPRFSIRYHTELWQALDAKSPSQGYGTLVAGKYWHWYQRWVDEVRKHCHENRKRYS from the coding sequence ATGGGTAAGCGGATTCGGCGTGTTGGTTCCATCAAAGGTGAACTCCTCAAGAAGTCTCGTGAAGCAGCTCTTGCTTCTGTTCAAATTTTCAACAATCCGAATATCAGCTTCAAATCGGAATCCTATGTGGTTTTGATGATTATCGCTTGGACGTATCTTCTCCATGCATATTTCAGGGGTCAGAAAATTGAGTATCGATATTCGCAACAGAGAGGGCAGCGCCGTGAATTCGACAAAACCAAACATGGTGCTTACAAGTACTGGGAGCTTGAGCGCTGTTTGAATGATGCCCATTCTCCACTCGACAACGATACGACTAATAATCTGCGTTTTCTGATCGGATTGCGCCATGAGATTGAGCACCAGATGACAACACGGATAGATGATGTCTTGAGCGCTCGTTTTCAGGCATGTGGGCTGAACTATAACGAATACATAAAAAAACTGTTTGGGCCCAACAACGGTATTGAAAAACACCTATCGTTTAGTCTGCAGTTTTCAACGATATCTACTGAACAAAAAGAACTTCTTGAAGACCAGCCTGGCCTACCGGCTAATATTGAGGGCTATATTAAAAGCTTCGATGACAGTCTTTCTGACGACGAATTTTCCAATGCTCACTATGCTTACAGAATTTTGTTTGTGGCAAAAACGGCTAATAGGAAGGGGCAAGCAGATCGAGTGATTGAATTTGTAAAAAGTGACTCTGCCTTAGCTGAAACCGTAAACAAGGAATATGCCGTTATTAAAGAAACGGAAAAGACAAAGTATCTGCCATCGCAGGTCGTAAGTTTAATGAAGGCAGAGGGATATCCCAGATTTTCAATCCGCTATCACACGGAACTATGGCAGGCTCTCGATGCCAAGAGTCCCTCTCAAGGCTATGGGACATTGGTAGCCGGAAAATATTGGCATTGGTACCAACGCTGGGTCGATGAAGTCAGAAAACACTGCCATGAGAACAGGAAGCGCTATTCATGA